tgtggactgagtcgaaagtggaactgtttggaagacaggaatcccgttacatctggtgtaaatcaaacacagaattccacaaaaagaacatcatacctatggtcaagcatggtggtggtagtgttatggtgtggggatgctttgctgcttcaaggtcagggcgacttgcaataattgaggaaaacatgaattctgctctctaccagaaaatcctaaaggagaacgtccggtcatcagtccatgagttgaagctcaagcgcaactggattatgcagcaagacaatgatccaaagcataggagtaagtccacctctgaatggctcaaaagaagcaaaatgaaagttttggagtggcctagtcaaagtcctgacgtgaacctgattgagatgatgtggcaggaccttaaacgggcagttcatgctcgaaaaccctccaatgtggttgaactaaagcagttctgcaaaggagagtgggccaaaattccaccacagcgtggtgaaagactgatctccagttatcggaaacatttggttgcagttgttgctgctaaaggtggcacaaccagctattaagtttaagggggcagtaggtttttcacatgggtgatataggtgttggatagcATTCTTGcttcagtaaaaaatatatatatatttgaaaactgtatttagtGTTTACACAGGTtgcctttattttatgttatatctcgtttgaagatctaaaacaatttagtatgaaaagtACACAAAAACAAGAAATCAGGACGAGGgtaaatacttttccacagcactgtatatgagggtgagtaaattatgacagcattttcatttttgtgttaactatccctttaagaacactGTAAAAATCTACACAATTCTCAATCAGTACGATACATGGGCTGATTCAATCTTtttacccttaaaattagttaacaaactattgttttcattttcattgtcattttttttttttttttttttgagtatttCAGTCTACAGTATAAAGAGTCtttgtttaaatattaatataatcttAGCTAGCACTATGCTAGTGTAGCTCTAGTTAGACATGGGAACAACATGGTGGGATAAATTCTAACATTAATAATTGATCCACTGTTTTTCCAGCATAGTAGCTCTAATAAAAACAACACTACCTTTTTTCCCCTTATTCAATGATCTATGGTTAAATGAACTAACATTGCTCTTACATAACTTGTTGTGGGGAAATACGGTGTCTCGCTCTCTCAGAATCCATATATAAATATGATGACTTGCATTCCTGGAGTATGTGGATCACAAGGTTGTGTACAATACCCTGActcaccaccacaatgctagggtttTGTAGGTCTCTGTTAATTCGCTGCAACTGCAAGgtagttgcttgggtgttctgggtggttgctaagttgtTACTTTTTGGCCCAAGTCAGTGGTTTCTGTGATATTCTAGTTCCTCGATCTGGCACAGGTCccttcttcaatgtaagtctattagattttttttttattttttttttattgtctgccaggcaaAAAAATCGAATGACCGATTGcttaaaaaagtaatagcacacctcttgcCTGAGTTGAGGttcatagcacaaatggtgtgggaaGGATTACTCACCAAATTTGAGTACTTAGCATTAGGGGTTTGTTCCGATAGTAGTAATAGAATCagttatagtgatgcttgccttaaaaAGCACCACTAATGTTCATTTTTCTTcctaacaattttagaaaaaggACTACTGACCAAGACTCTAACAAACAATTGCTGACCCCATGAGAAAGGGCTATTTAACCACTTTATCTAAATTGAGACAACCTCAATCTTCGTTGTTTTATAGGATGACCTTCAGAAGCCAGTGCTGTCTAACTGATACTAATAAATACACTGCAGTAGAACCAGGTCATGATGATTTACTGATATCACTGTACAACCTCCTTTGTGTGTTTGAGGTACCTGTCAGGGTAAGGAAGGTCATCGATATGAGCAAATTGGTGGCCCAGTTGAAGGCAGAGATGACGGACACAGCTTTTCCTCGGATGCCAGTTGGGAAGATTGCACTCAAAACAACATGTACCACTATAGATTGATGATAACACACAGGAAAGtaatataaaaaagaaagaaatattgtaAGAGATATTGAGGGAAAGAAAAAGCAACTTATGAAAACTATCAATGTGTAACATGAGCTTTTCCAAGAATCAAATATTAACAGGACTTTAATGTTAAGATTTTGAAAAGTATTTGAATTAACTATAATaattctcttatatatatatatatatatatatatatatatatatatatatatatgatatatatatatatatatatatacacacacacacacacacacacacacacacactatatagccacaacattaaaaccacctgcctatctaatgctaatcttctcaccacagttgtacagagcactgtgaaaatcccaggagatcagcaattacagaaatactcaaaccagcctgtctggcaccaacaatcatgccacagtccaaatcactgagatcacattttttccccattctgatggttgatgtgaacattaactgaagctcctgaccccatctgcatgattttatgcactgcactgctgccacacgattggctgattagataatcacatggatgattgttggtgccagacaagctggtttgcgtatttctgtaactgctgatctcctgggattttcacacacaacagtctctaggatttactccgaatggtgcaaaaaacaaaaaacatccagtgagcggcagttctgtggacggaaataccttgttgacagagaatggccagactggttcgaactgacaaagtctatggtaactcagataactgctctgtacaactgtggtgagaagaatagcatatcagaatgctattctgagatgcgggttggcgctgttttggcggcatgagggggacctacacaatattaggcaggtggttttaatgttgtggctgattggtgaatatacactggcagccaaaagtttggaataatgtacagattttgctgttttggaaggaaactggtacattaattcaccaaagtggcattcaactgatcataaagtatagtcaggacattactgatgtaaaaaacagcaccatcactatttgaaaaaagtaatttttgatcaaatcacgACAGGCCTCAttcccagcagccatcactccaacaccttatccttgagtatttatgctaaattgctaatttggtactagaaaatcacttgccattatatcaaacacaaaaatgtggttcgttaaatgaagcttaacattgtctttgtgtttgtttttgagttgccagagtatgcaatagactggcatgactTAATGTcaattttaggtcaaaaatggcaaaaaaagaaacagctttctctagaaactcatcagtcaatctttgttttgaagaatgaaggctatacaatgcttgaaattgccaaaaaaactgaagatttcattcaaaggtgtacaatacagtcttcaaagacaaagaacaactggcactaacaaggacagaaagagatgtggaaggccagatgtacaactaaacaagaggataaatacatcagagtctctagtttgagaaatagacgcctcacatgtcctcagctgacagcttcattgaattctacccgatcaacaccagtttcatgtacaacagtaaagagaagactcaggggtgcaggccttatgggaagaattgcaaagaaaaagccacttttgaaacagaaaaacaaaaagaaaaggttagagtgggcaaagaaacagaaattggacaacagataattggaaaagagtgttatggatcttaaccccattgagcttttgtgggatcagctagactgtaaggtgtgtgagaagtgcccgacatgaCAGCCACAtccatggcaagtgctacaggaagtgtggggtgaaatgtcacctgagtatctggacaaactgacagctagaatgtcaaggatctgcaaagctgtcattgctgcacgtggagaattttttgatgtgaattctttgaagtagtttaagaagttctgagtaatttttcacgttaataatgtcctgactatacattgtcatcagttgaatgccacattggttaataaaagtaacaatttcttttcaaattattccaaatttttggccaccagtgtgtgtatatgtataattcTTATAGAATTATCATAGCTAATTTAACACAGTTTCATCATAAACTCAACAATTcaaagggtttgttgacattacatcatcatagtaatgaagttgtaaaattggctataactttacacagaaaaggttagtaagtgattttatcatactaatatcatgtttacacacatattgtttatgtcttgtggctatacttttgaaaaagtgagtatttcaaaaattggcccccattcactgccattgtaagtgcctcagtgcaacctcgatttttgcttttttttaaagaaaaggagggacgatgaATTTTGAcgaatgaatttttgtggtaatcaacatgctgtcgattgagcttaacttgtattgaacccggaatattcttttaaattgtaCTTGAaaccagagtaaattattttcatggcTGTTGTCACTACATCACAAATTCGGGTCACTGGACAATGCCCACATTCCTGTATGAAGTATGTCTGAGAATATTTACTTAAAGAACAGCCgattcatcaaatgcagtacatactctgacagtaggCAAATTCAGACGCAGGTATTGTCTTCTGATTTTATGGGGTAGATTTgagttagagttagggttaatGTTAGTATTATCATTGGTTGTCAGGAatattgttccaggaccaacaaagtATGTTGATCCCGGAACGCTCCCAACGTAACTTTTTGAATGCATCTCTAATGTGACGAAATACTTGTTCTTTGTTCTATAATGCATTGTGAAggtgtaaatggtgactgaatctTACTTGGTCCCAAGCTGATGGAGAATCCAGCTACATATACCAGCAGGCTGACCAGAGAAATCCATTTCAGAGAGGGTGAAACCCCCAGTTCTGCAGGGTCCACAAAAGCTGTCCTATGATCATAAGTGTGGTTTAAAATCCAATGGTCCTTACTATCATTAATACTAATGAGGAAAGGATTTATTCTGTGGCTGGTTTGAAGTTCATGGTGAGATGGGGAGGGCCGAGACAAGCCAAGTAGTGTGTTTGTCTGAATATCAGTCTCATCTCCCATCCCAAATAAAGTGAGGTTTGCTTTGATCATGGGGCCCTGGCATAGGCTGGAAACGTGAGTCCGGCTCTGCATAGTAACGGCCCCCAGTGTTGCTGTTGACAACATCATTACAACAGTTCCGACACACAGGAGCACTTTAGGCCCCACTCTGTCCACCAGAAACACGGCAGGAATGGTCCCTCCCACTTTAGCCACCCCAAACCCTGTAGAGGCAAGAGTTGCCGCCTCATTCCCATGGAAGCCCACACTGCTGAGAACAGTTGATGCATATGCCAGAATATTGGGCTGTCCTGTTGCCTGCTGCAAGAAAACCAACGCAGCACCAATAAGCAGTCTGTGAAGCATGTTGTTGCGGGAACGGAAGAGGTCCAGGAAGTCATGCAGGCGTTCCGCCCCCAGGGCCAGGCGAATTGCCTGAAGTTCTTCCTCCACGGTGTCCTTCCCTTTGATTCCTGCACGAAGACGGAGGAGAGTGGCGTgagcctctttctctctctgttgcgCGAGCAGGAAACGTGGACTTTGTGGCAACAGAGGCATAATGCCGGCTTGCAGCAGCGCAGGTAGCAGCACACCACCGAACATAAACCTCCATCCATTTGGAATACCTGCAAATGCCCAGCTTAACCAGAATCCCAACAGCATCCCTAATACTACCATCAGCTCGTACACGCACACGCACCTCCCACGCCAGGCGGCCGGTGCCACTTCCGCCGCATACAGGCATGATGCGGTGCCCGACAGTGCCACTGCCATTCCAACCAACATTCGCCCAGCCACGAGTGCCCAGAAcgataccacacacacactcagaagtGTTCCTAAAACACACAGCAGGGCTGTGAGGATGATGGAGAAGCGGCGTCCGTAACGGTCCAGGATGGTGCCGCCACCCAGGGAGAGAAAGAAGGCTCCAAGCAGAAGAGACCCGACGACTTGCTCTTGCTGGGGGCACGAGAGAGTCAAAACTTCTCTGAGCTGAAGCAAAGCTCCAGATATCAGACTCATCTCATAGCCCATCATCAACCCACTCAGGCAGGCCACTGACACAGAACACAACAAAAGCATTGCACCACTgcctagagagagaaagagagatagagagagggggAAGAtaaacagttaaaggaatattccgggttcaatacaagctaagcttaaTCGGCAACATTTTTGGCAACACGCTgagtatttcgactcgtccctccttttccttagaaaaagcaaaaatctgggttcatgtgaggcacttacaatggaagtgaattatgaacattatgccacaaatgctgtgattgagcttaacttgtattgagcctggaatattcctttaacacttccTTACAAAGCTCTTTAGAACACTTCATTTTGACTGGTCAAATGaggcattctgcagtcaaatacttttctatatttatattataattacattataatataaatacataaattattataattacaaaatataattaaaatacataattaacTGTTGTCCCAGGGAACAGATTTCCTGCACTGCTTTGCTAGATTTATGTCCCTTGTAACATTCACGATCTCTTTCTTTTGACATCATAAAATgattttaactcaaatcaatatatCATCCacatgtaactggtcctgctcgacccgctctgagcgggattcggaCGGCggcagccggcatgggaggtggccACGCTaaagaggaggctaaaggctatagcATCTAGCGTCAGTGTGCCTCTTGACGCCAGAGGAATGAGGTTTTACaaataccgcacagctatcatgtaccatcTGGCTCTTgttaca
The genomic region above belongs to Myxocyprinus asiaticus isolate MX2 ecotype Aquarium Trade chromosome 28, UBuf_Myxa_2, whole genome shotgun sequence and contains:
- the slc2a12 gene encoding solute carrier family 2, facilitated glucose transporter member 12, giving the protein MYTSEESIRMTDPQIKPALPSQDTHTPLEKSPSAQSGSGAMLLLCSVSVACLSGLMMGYEMSLISGALLQLREVLTLSCPQQEQVVGSLLLGAFFLSLGGGTILDRYGRRFSIILTALLCVLGTLLSVCVVSFWALVAGRMLVGMAVALSGTASCLYAAEVAPAAWRGRCVCVYELMVVLGMLLGFWLSWAFAGIPNGWRFMFGGVLLPALLQAGIMPLLPQSPRFLLAQQREKEAHATLLRLRAGIKGKDTVEEELQAIRLALGAERLHDFLDLFRSRNNMLHRLLIGAALVFLQQATGQPNILAYASTVLSSVGFHGNEAATLASTGFGVAKVGGTIPAVFLVDRVGPKVLLCVGTVVMMLSTATLGAVTMQSRTHVSSLCQGPMIKANLTLFGMGDETDIQTNTLLGLSRPSPSHHELQTSHRINPFLISINDSKDHWILNHTYDHRTAFVDPAELGVSPSLKWISLVSLLVYVAGFSISLGPMVHVVLSAIFPTGIRGKAVSVISAFNWATNLLISMTFLTLTERIGLPSVIFSYAAMSFVLVVFVIVFVPETKGRSLEQISKELAMKNQLSSALLCHRRKKEAKTQSSPEEKALATV